From Candidatus Binatia bacterium:
GGGCGACGGCTTGGTCGCGATCATGATGTGGCGCGCGTGCACCCGCTCCTCGGTGCTGTCGGTCGCGGGGAAGTGCTCGAGCACCTGGATCACGTGATAGCCGAAGCGCGTCCGGACCGGGTTCGAGATCTCCATCGGCTTCAGGGCGAACGCGACCTCCTCGAACTCGGGGACCATGTCCCCCTTGCCGAAGGTGCCGAGGTCGCCCCCCCGCCGGCCGCTCGGGTCGTCGGAGAGCTGCGCGGCCATGTCGGCGAACGTCGCCGCCTTCCCGGGCTTGGCGAGGACGTTGCGGATGCTGTCGGCGCGTGCGCGCGCGCGGCGCACCTGCTGCGAATCGGGCTCGAAGGCCACGAGAATGTGGGCCAGCTTGAGCGACTCCGGCTTCTTCGCGATGGAGTCTCGGTTCGCGGAGTAGTAGGCGCGCACCTCGGCGTCGGTCACCGTGACCTTGTTCTGCACCTCGCGGCCGACGGTGCGCATGATGACGAGCTGGTCCTTCACGTCCGGCTCGTAGCGCTTCCGGAGCGCCGCCTCGGTCGTCTTCTCCTGCGCGAGCGCCGCCTGGAAGGCCTGATCCCCGCCCAGACGGTCCTTGAGCTGCTCGATCTCCTGGCTCACCGCCTCGTTCACGTCCTTCGGGGGCACGACGACCCCAAGGCGCGCGGCCTCGGCGAGGATCACCTGCTTCTCGACGAGCTGGTCCAGGACCTCCTTCCGCAGCTTCTTCATCGACGCGCTGTCGGAGGGATCCACGTTGAAGCGCGCCGCGGCCTGCTGCGTCTGGTCGTCGACGTCCGAGGAGAGGATGACCGACTTGTTCACGATCGCGGCGATCCGCTCGGCGGCTCCCGTCGGGCCGCCGGCGAGCGTCGCCGCGGC
This genomic window contains:
- a CDS encoding peptidylprolyl isomerase; the encoded protein is MIRRALIPGLAFAALAAATLAGGPTGAAERIAAIVNKSVILSSDVDDQTQQAAARFNVDPSDSASMKKLRKEVLDQLVEKQVILAEAARLGVVVPPKDVNEAVSQEIEQLKDRLGGDQAFQAALAQEKTTEAALRKRYEPDVKDQLVIMRTVGREVQNKVTVTDAEVRAYYSANRDSIAKKPESLKLAHILVAFEPDSQQVRRARARADSIRNVLAKPGKAATFADMAAQLSDDPSGRRGGDLGTFGKGDMVPEFEEVAFALKPMEISNPVRTRFGYHVIQVLEHFPATDSTEERVHARHIMIATKPSPADEERARTRALALRDSLAHGADFATLARKYSADVATKDSSGYLGEIPVPSLPPNMREVLSSMRQGEISTPFKRDAGYHIFKVLGRSPETEYKYEDIKDDLKKVVMNRKLEEAYRRWYDRIKKNVNVELKE